Proteins co-encoded in one Acidimicrobiales bacterium genomic window:
- a CDS encoding ATP-binding cassette domain-containing protein: LADRTSHRPNELSGGQQQRVAVSRALASRPEIIFADEPTGNLDSTTGTEILDFMKKAVDTLGQTIVMVTHDPVAAAYADRVIFLADGKVVGELLDPDAEKVIDQMKQLRR, translated from the coding sequence GCTCGCCGACCGCACCTCACACCGCCCGAACGAACTGTCCGGCGGTCAACAACAACGCGTCGCCGTCAGCCGCGCCCTCGCCAGCCGGCCCGAGATCATCTTCGCCGACGAACCCACCGGCAACCTCGACTCCACGACCGGCACGGAGATCCTCGACTTCATGAAGAAGGCGGTCGACACCCTCGGCCAGACGATCGTGATGGTCACCCACGATCCCGTCGCCGCGGCCTACGCCGACCGGGTCATCTTCCTCGCCGACGGCAAGGTCGTCGGTGAACTGCTCGATCCCGACGCCGAGAAGGTGATCGACCAGATGAAGCAGCTGCGCCGATGA